The Pseudomonas sp. G2-4 genome window below encodes:
- a CDS encoding methyl-accepting chemotaxis protein, with translation MQAFLSPGIRLLGHFGFARKFQLLFLLFILPLMGSLWLIGQDYRDKLSLISGERAGVRQLLALDNLDNLLTAQRNRAARWRATETNRQPTPATLAAVADFDAVQPALNQAANDLGTTLQTEGAEADTLARYQTLQTSLNGLDSKSLGSVGWWPDGYDRFTTALSALQALREQMVMDNRLTLASWLETYLLTQISTQQTPDLIERVGRLASVGQASVVSGQFTLQSRLQLRDLRSRIGDARDQLVKTGALLETRLPSELQTWAGQFQGSLKHLDAGLKVLDDGVFGGSINLKPEDFEKHMDALLTDLATLRQQSLVALDTRLDHYHGSAIRQFTLVATVLGCLVLAALYLFICLQASIRRSASGITLLAEALRDGNLSLQVPVQGRDELAAISTALNVAVVQLRNSLLGVDHETLQLSNAVRTLNTHSNGALGEVEAQQMQISQIAAAATQLAATSQGVARSCEQASDSAQQTRRIATDSSRDSQRTTASIQQLNQRLNETAAALGRVSEQGQQIQLVVDTIRGVAEQTNLLALNAAIEAARAGEQGRGFAVVADEVRSLSQRTQSSTQQIAGTVDSLRATVNEAVSLMEAACGQAQTDAQAVTGLGERLGEIASAVQSVTDTLAQIATAVDEQASTADEVSGNIQQVDQAAMRLLDGARAVNLAADTLSKGSQALSANTGRFQLG, from the coding sequence ATGCAGGCTTTTCTATCACCGGGAATCAGGTTGTTGGGGCATTTCGGCTTCGCCCGCAAATTCCAATTGCTGTTCCTGCTTTTTATCCTGCCGCTCATGGGCAGCCTATGGCTCATCGGCCAGGACTATCGCGACAAGCTCAGCCTGATTTCCGGAGAACGCGCCGGGGTGCGGCAGTTGCTGGCCCTGGATAACCTGGACAACCTGCTCACCGCCCAACGCAACCGCGCAGCCCGTTGGCGCGCCACGGAAACCAATCGCCAACCAACACCCGCGACGCTGGCTGCGGTGGCGGATTTCGATGCCGTGCAACCGGCTCTCAACCAGGCCGCCAATGACCTGGGCACCACTTTGCAAACCGAGGGCGCCGAAGCCGATACCCTCGCCCGCTATCAAACCCTGCAAACCAGCCTCAACGGCCTGGATTCGAAAAGCCTGGGCAGCGTGGGCTGGTGGCCAGATGGCTACGACCGCTTCACCACAGCCCTCAGCGCCCTGCAAGCGTTGCGCGAGCAGATGGTCATGGACAACCGCCTGACCCTCGCCTCTTGGCTGGAGACTTATCTGCTGACCCAGATTTCCACCCAACAAACACCGGACCTGATCGAACGGGTCGGCCGCCTGGCCAGCGTTGGCCAGGCCTCCGTGGTGTCGGGCCAGTTCACGTTGCAGAGTCGCCTGCAACTGCGGGACCTGCGCAGCCGTATCGGTGACGCTCGGGATCAACTGGTCAAGACCGGCGCATTGCTGGAAACCCGCCTGCCCAGCGAGTTGCAAACCTGGGCCGGACAATTCCAAGGCAGCCTCAAGCACTTGGACGCCGGCCTGAAAGTACTGGATGACGGCGTATTCGGCGGCTCCATCAACCTGAAGCCGGAAGACTTCGAAAAACACATGGACGCCCTCCTCACCGACCTGGCGACCCTGCGGCAACAATCACTGGTGGCACTGGATACGCGGCTGGACCACTACCACGGCTCGGCGATCCGCCAGTTCACGCTGGTGGCGACGGTGCTCGGCTGCCTGGTATTGGCCGCGCTGTACCTCTTCATCTGCCTGCAAGCGTCCATCCGCCGCAGCGCCAGCGGCATCACTCTGCTGGCCGAGGCCTTGCGCGACGGCAACTTGAGCTTGCAAGTGCCCGTTCAGGGGCGCGATGAACTGGCGGCTATCAGTACCGCCCTCAATGTCGCCGTGGTGCAGTTGCGCAACAGCCTGCTGGGGGTGGACCACGAAACGTTGCAACTGAGCAATGCCGTGCGCACCCTCAATACGCATTCCAACGGCGCCCTGGGCGAAGTCGAGGCCCAGCAGATGCAGATCAGCCAGATCGCGGCCGCCGCGACGCAACTGGCCGCCACGTCTCAAGGTGTTGCGCGAAGCTGCGAACAGGCATCAGACAGCGCCCAGCAGACCCGGCGCATCGCTACCGACAGCAGCCGCGACAGCCAACGCACCACGGCCAGCATCCAGCAACTCAACCAGCGGCTCAACGAGACCGCCGCCGCGTTGGGCCGGGTCAGCGAACAGGGGCAACAGATCCAACTGGTGGTCGACACCATCCGTGGCGTGGCCGAGCAGACCAACCTGCTGGCCCTCAACGCCGCCATCGAAGCCGCACGCGCCGGGGAACAGGGTCGTGGTTTTGCGGTAGTGGCCGATGAAGTACGCAGTCTGTCGCAACGCACCCAGTCCTCCACCCAACAAATTGCCGGCACCGTCGACAGCCTGCGCGCCACGGTCAATGAAGCAGTCAGCCTGATGGAAGCCGCCTGCGGTCAGGCCCAGACCGACGCGCAAGCCGTCACCGGCCTGGGTGAACGCCTGGGAGAAATCGCCAGCGCCGTGCAAAGCGTCACCGACACCCTGGCGCAAATCGCCACTGCGGTGGACGAACAAGCCAGCACCGCCGATGAGGTCAGCGGCAATATCCAGCAGGTCGATCAAGCGGCCATGCGCTTGCTCGATGGCGCACGGGCTGTGAACCTGGCGGCCGATACCCTGAGCAAGGGTAGCCAGGCCTTGAGTGCCAATACAGGGAGATTTCAACTCGGTTGA